A genome region from Chthonomonas sp. includes the following:
- a CDS encoding efflux RND transporter permease subunit, with translation MLNRLIELSLRQRVLVVVLAIMVCLGGVATVMRMDVDVLPDLNRPVVTVMTEAHGMAPEETEALVSFPIETMMNGATGVQRVRSASSAGFSIVFVEFDWGMDIFRARQIVSEKLQLAQARLPQGSVASLAPISSIMGEIMLVSLSSKSGKTTPLDLRAQADFVVRPRLLAVPGVSQVVPIGGGTKQYQILTTPERLKSADVTVDELVEAAKNSNVNAGAGFVQEAHQESVVRILGRVRDLDDIAQTPIKSVDGVPVTIGQVADLQFAKGQPRGDASVDGRAAVILSVQKQPDANTLALTKNLDRALAEVGATLPDDIELNKNLFRQETFINTAIRNVVRALVEAGLIVLVIVLGFLLNVRATLISLVSIPVSFIVTMLLLDRFGISVNTMTLGGLAIAIGLVVDDSIVDVENVVRRLRLNALSAEPQSPLRVIYHASAEVRNSIVFATLIIVLVFVPLLSLEGMEGRVFLPLGLAFIFSMMASLLVSLTLTPALCALLLRHSRPAAEEHEPKLVAWLKKLNAPLVRWSIRHPWTVMGATAVISIGALACLPLLGREFLPKFNEGSLAIAATLPPGTSLGESNRIATIIEKAALTVPEVTHVGRRTGRAELDEHAEGVNHSELDIGLRNSKRGKDAAAKELREKLGEIPGVYMAFGQPISHRLDHLSSGVRAALAVKVFGPDLDELRRLAKDVEATMRTIPGVVDLQIEPQVEVPQYSISIDRAAAGRYGVTPEHLAETLEVAIGGHVVSQVLQGQLTFDLAVWFAPEARRDLAAMQSMLINTPAGVAIPLSQVATVRRETGPNTINRENASRRIVVQANVEGRDLDGVVRELQSNLGTKQKAWPRGYYVEFGGQFQSQQSAMARILLLGGFTVIGVFLLLQLALKSWRLALQVMVNLPMAMVGGVVALLLTGGILSVASMVGFITLFGIVTRNGIMMLAHYMHLMREEGEEFSEAMIVRGTQERLAPVLMTALAAALGLLPLAISFGQPGKELLQPIAVVILGGLLFSTFLDQVVMPAMFWVFGRHERPTEPDFV, from the coding sequence ATGTTGAACCGACTGATTGAATTGAGCCTGCGCCAGCGGGTTCTGGTGGTGGTACTCGCCATCATGGTGTGCCTTGGCGGGGTCGCCACGGTCATGCGCATGGACGTGGACGTGTTGCCCGACCTTAACCGGCCGGTGGTCACCGTGATGACCGAGGCGCACGGCATGGCGCCGGAGGAAACCGAGGCGCTCGTTTCGTTCCCCATCGAAACCATGATGAACGGCGCGACCGGCGTACAGCGGGTCCGCTCGGCGAGCAGCGCCGGGTTCAGCATCGTGTTTGTCGAGTTCGATTGGGGGATGGACATCTTCCGGGCGCGGCAGATTGTTAGCGAAAAGCTGCAACTCGCGCAGGCGCGGTTGCCGCAAGGATCGGTGGCGTCGCTGGCTCCAATCAGCTCGATCATGGGCGAGATCATGCTGGTCTCGCTCTCGAGCAAATCGGGCAAAACCACACCGCTCGACCTACGCGCGCAAGCCGACTTTGTGGTGCGTCCGCGGCTGCTCGCGGTGCCCGGAGTTTCGCAGGTGGTGCCGATCGGCGGCGGAACAAAGCAGTATCAAATCCTCACCACGCCCGAGCGTCTTAAGAGCGCCGATGTGACCGTGGACGAACTGGTTGAGGCAGCGAAAAACAGCAATGTCAACGCCGGGGCCGGCTTCGTTCAGGAGGCTCATCAAGAGTCGGTGGTTCGGATTTTGGGTCGAGTGCGCGATCTGGACGACATCGCGCAGACGCCGATCAAGTCGGTGGATGGCGTGCCGGTTACGATCGGCCAAGTCGCCGATTTGCAGTTTGCCAAGGGGCAGCCTCGCGGCGACGCCAGCGTAGATGGGCGGGCCGCGGTGATCCTTTCGGTGCAGAAGCAGCCCGACGCCAACACGCTTGCGCTGACCAAGAACCTGGATCGCGCGCTAGCCGAGGTGGGCGCCACCTTGCCCGACGACATCGAGCTGAACAAGAACCTGTTCCGGCAGGAGACGTTCATTAACACCGCGATCCGCAACGTGGTTCGGGCGCTGGTTGAGGCTGGACTCATCGTGCTGGTGATCGTGCTCGGGTTCTTGCTGAACGTCCGTGCCACGCTCATCTCGCTCGTGAGCATCCCGGTCTCGTTCATCGTCACCATGTTGCTGCTCGACCGGTTCGGCATCAGCGTCAACACGATGACGCTGGGCGGGCTCGCCATCGCCATCGGCTTGGTCGTGGATGACAGCATCGTGGACGTGGAGAACGTGGTGCGCCGCTTGCGGTTGAACGCTCTCTCGGCGGAGCCGCAGTCGCCGCTGCGCGTGATTTATCATGCCAGCGCCGAGGTGCGAAACAGCATCGTCTTTGCGACGCTGATCATCGTGCTCGTGTTCGTGCCGCTGCTCTCGCTAGAAGGCATGGAAGGGCGCGTGTTCTTGCCGCTCGGACTCGCCTTTATCTTCTCGATGATGGCCTCGCTGTTGGTCTCGCTGACCCTCACGCCGGCACTTTGTGCGTTGCTACTGCGGCATTCGCGTCCGGCCGCCGAGGAGCACGAACCCAAGCTGGTCGCGTGGCTCAAAAAGCTCAACGCCCCGTTGGTTCGTTGGTCGATCCGACATCCTTGGACAGTGATGGGCGCGACGGCGGTGATCTCGATTGGCGCGCTCGCCTGCCTGCCGCTGCTGGGGCGGGAATTCTTGCCCAAGTTCAACGAGGGTTCGCTCGCGATCGCCGCTACGTTACCGCCCGGCACGAGTCTCGGCGAGAGCAACCGGATTGCGACGATCATTGAGAAAGCGGCCCTCACGGTGCCGGAGGTGACGCACGTTGGACGCCGCACAGGGCGGGCAGAACTCGACGAACACGCGGAAGGTGTGAACCACTCCGAGCTGGATATCGGGCTCCGAAACTCCAAACGAGGAAAGGACGCGGCGGCGAAGGAACTCCGCGAAAAGCTGGGCGAGATTCCCGGCGTGTATATGGCATTTGGTCAACCGATTAGTCACCGACTCGACCACCTTTCCTCGGGCGTGAGGGCAGCCTTGGCGGTCAAAGTCTTCGGGCCGGATCTCGATGAATTGCGCCGCTTGGCCAAGGACGTTGAAGCCACGATGCGCACGATTCCGGGCGTGGTGGATCTGCAGATTGAGCCGCAAGTGGAGGTGCCGCAGTACAGCATCAGCATTGATCGCGCGGCGGCGGGTCGCTACGGCGTCACGCCGGAGCACTTGGCGGAGACGCTCGAAGTGGCGATCGGCGGGCACGTGGTTTCGCAGGTGTTGCAGGGTCAGCTGACCTTTGATCTCGCCGTGTGGTTTGCGCCTGAGGCTCGGCGCGACCTCGCGGCTATGCAGTCCATGCTCATCAACACACCCGCCGGCGTGGCAATTCCGCTTTCGCAAGTGGCGACGGTGCGTCGCGAAACTGGCCCCAACACGATCAATCGTGAGAACGCCTCGCGACGAATTGTGGTGCAGGCGAATGTGGAGGGGCGCGACCTCGACGGCGTCGTGCGAGAACTCCAATCGAACCTCGGGACCAAGCAAAAGGCGTGGCCGCGCGGTTACTACGTCGAGTTCGGCGGGCAGTTCCAATCGCAGCAGAGCGCGATGGCCCGGATCCTTCTGCTCGGCGGATTCACCGTCATCGGGGTGTTCTTGCTACTGCAACTGGCGCTGAAATCGTGGCGGCTTGCGCTCCAGGTGATGGTCAACCTGCCCATGGCGATGGTCGGTGGGGTGGTCGCGCTGCTTCTCACCGGCGGAATCCTCTCGGTGGCGTCCATGGTCGGGTTCATCACCTTGTTCGGCATCGTCACGCGCAACGGCATCATGATGCTGGCGCACTATATGCACCTGATGCGCGAGGAAGGCGAGGAGTTCAGCGAGGCCATGATTGTCCGGGGCACCCAGGAGCGGCTTGCGCCGGTGCTCATGACCGCGCTCGCCGCCGCGCTCGGGTTGCTGCCGCTGGCCATTAGTTTTGGTCAGCCCGGCAAGGAGTTGCTGCAGCCAATCGCGGTCGTGATTTTGGGCGGCTTGCTGTTCAGCACGTTCCTGGATCAGGTCGTGATGCCGGCGATGTTTTGGGTGTTCGGACGCCACGAGCGGCCGACCGAACCGGACTTCGTCTAA
- a CDS encoding PadR family transcriptional regulator — MAARKFSTIEMTVLGMTYLRGPSTTYAVMMELSSSASTYHKSRAGTAYSVAKRLLKLGLIESLEDGRVQITPEGQRVLADWVGPDVPMMDVAHSADLLRLRFFFLEALSPADRLAFIDVSIRKLQEFERRCEGLIPQNEDIGDYFGALATVSSVLETRARIAWLRIVREWVVQPINAEPGWAERILDTLRPQP; from the coding sequence ATGGCTGCCAGAAAGTTTTCGACGATCGAAATGACCGTGCTCGGCATGACGTATCTGCGCGGACCCAGCACCACCTACGCGGTGATGATGGAACTCTCCTCCTCGGCGAGCACCTATCACAAATCGCGGGCCGGAACCGCGTATTCGGTCGCGAAACGCTTGCTGAAACTCGGCCTCATCGAGTCGCTCGAAGATGGCCGGGTTCAGATCACGCCCGAAGGCCAGCGAGTCTTGGCCGATTGGGTTGGCCCCGACGTGCCGATGATGGATGTCGCCCACTCCGCCGATCTGCTGCGCCTGCGGTTCTTTTTTCTGGAGGCACTTTCGCCCGCCGATCGGCTCGCCTTCATCGATGTATCGATCCGCAAGCTCCAGGAGTTTGAACGGCGCTGCGAGGGTTTGATCCCGCAAAACGAGGACATCGGCGACTACTTTGGGGCGCTCGCCACGGTGTCGTCGGTGCTGGAAACCCGGGCCCGCATCGCCTGGCTGCGGATTGTCCGCGAGTGGGTTGTTCAACCCATAAACGCCGAACCCGGTTGGGCGGAGCGCATCCTCGACACGCTCCGCCCACAGCCTTAG
- a CDS encoding redoxin domain-containing protein gives MFGRQLAVALVVVSSWVAAAQDKPEVGHSHLGSAFDSGLRSKPWKFKGLGSAPFPISTKVKEMQSWYNQGNELLHSFWFEEAERTFRWCLKLDRENAMVYFGLARCGLNWFTIGSSPGEGNKRFYDFLKEAVKRKSTVSNRESLYIEAWDAAFALKDEEARKEMVRQLQKLCILYPDDLEAKTQLAFYNIGQGSTLANEFLIQQVLKVNPMHPGAHHARIHNWDGQDGGVALASCELYGKAAPGVGHALHMPGHIYSGIGMWHEAAIAMDSATRVELRHMNERLALPFENWNYAHNRDYLCYIQEQLGHAQASIQGSLDILNSPRDPAYKEAVYQGLMALARAYTKFEMWDRILDEKSLPTPEDKDVAEMVAMVRAVAYAETGQPAKGRELQKSVKAPPGMGLFPAPAIFDILEAKLLLAEGKHEEGLGILLKAATNERKQRAKGEYPNDPPFEAWPTMRLVGDAYLAAKDPAKAISAYTESLSQVPNDAWSLAGLAKAYVAQGKPAMAMPFAERFMAVWSGADPNLKLMNEVLALNLNAKPRAETFRPERVYRPADLAKWGPSNWQPFDAPELDCLDMNGKRVRLTDFRGKNVLLVFYLSDQCIHCVEQLGAIDKRNKDFQDLNTVVLAVSATSPEANKDSVKLSPFNAKLLSDTNHVNARRFASYDDFEDIELHSTTLIDAQGRVRWKRSGGDPFSDVDFLLGEIRRWPR, from the coding sequence ATGTTTGGTCGTCAGCTCGCCGTTGCGCTGGTGGTTGTTTCGTCGTGGGTCGCCGCCGCCCAGGATAAGCCCGAAGTCGGGCACTCGCACTTAGGATCCGCGTTCGACTCTGGCTTGCGGAGTAAGCCGTGGAAGTTCAAAGGGCTGGGGTCGGCGCCATTTCCGATCTCGACCAAAGTCAAGGAGATGCAGTCTTGGTACAACCAGGGCAACGAACTGCTCCACAGCTTTTGGTTTGAGGAGGCCGAGCGTACATTTCGCTGGTGCCTAAAGCTCGACCGCGAAAACGCGATGGTGTACTTTGGGTTGGCGCGTTGCGGCCTGAACTGGTTCACCATTGGTTCCTCGCCCGGCGAAGGAAACAAGCGATTTTATGACTTCTTGAAGGAGGCAGTCAAGCGCAAGAGTACGGTCAGCAACCGAGAAAGCCTTTACATCGAAGCGTGGGACGCCGCCTTTGCCCTGAAGGACGAAGAGGCCAGAAAAGAGATGGTGCGGCAGTTGCAAAAGCTGTGCATTCTCTACCCCGACGACCTGGAAGCTAAAACTCAGTTGGCGTTCTACAACATCGGGCAGGGGAGCACGTTGGCCAACGAGTTTCTCATTCAGCAGGTGCTTAAGGTAAACCCCATGCATCCCGGTGCGCACCACGCGCGGATTCACAACTGGGATGGTCAAGATGGCGGCGTAGCCCTGGCCAGCTGCGAACTCTATGGCAAGGCGGCACCGGGCGTGGGCCATGCCTTGCACATGCCCGGGCACATCTATTCGGGGATCGGTATGTGGCACGAGGCGGCGATTGCCATGGATAGCGCGACCCGGGTGGAATTGCGCCACATGAACGAGCGCCTCGCGCTCCCCTTTGAAAACTGGAACTACGCCCACAATCGCGATTACCTTTGCTACATTCAGGAGCAATTGGGTCATGCCCAGGCGAGCATTCAAGGCAGTCTGGATATTCTGAATTCGCCCCGCGATCCCGCGTATAAGGAAGCAGTTTATCAAGGGCTTATGGCGCTCGCACGAGCGTACACGAAGTTCGAAATGTGGGATCGGATCCTTGACGAGAAGTCGTTGCCGACCCCCGAGGACAAGGACGTGGCCGAAATGGTGGCGATGGTCCGAGCGGTTGCCTACGCGGAAACGGGCCAGCCGGCCAAAGGGCGCGAATTGCAGAAGTCGGTGAAGGCTCCCCCTGGCATGGGGCTTTTCCCCGCGCCCGCAATCTTCGATATTTTGGAAGCAAAGCTTCTGCTCGCCGAAGGCAAACACGAGGAGGGGCTGGGGATTTTGCTGAAGGCGGCGACCAACGAACGCAAGCAGCGAGCCAAGGGTGAATACCCCAACGACCCGCCATTTGAAGCGTGGCCGACGATGCGACTTGTTGGCGATGCCTACCTGGCGGCGAAGGACCCCGCAAAGGCGATTTCCGCCTACACCGAATCTCTCTCCCAAGTGCCAAACGATGCATGGAGTTTGGCCGGGCTAGCCAAGGCCTATGTGGCGCAGGGCAAGCCCGCCATGGCGATGCCTTTTGCCGAGCGATTTATGGCGGTATGGAGTGGGGCCGACCCGAACCTCAAGCTCATGAACGAGGTCCTCGCGTTGAACCTGAATGCGAAGCCGCGGGCGGAGACCTTCCGTCCGGAGCGAGTCTATCGGCCCGCCGACCTTGCGAAGTGGGGGCCCAGCAACTGGCAACCATTCGACGCGCCGGAGCTCGACTGCCTGGACATGAACGGCAAGCGCGTTCGCCTCACCGACTTTCGGGGCAAAAACGTGCTGCTGGTCTTCTATCTTTCGGATCAGTGCATCCACTGCGTCGAGCAGCTCGGCGCGATTGACAAGCGAAACAAGGATTTCCAGGACCTCAACACGGTGGTGTTGGCGGTGAGCGCGACGTCGCCGGAAGCGAACAAAGATTCCGTGAAGCTTTCTCCGTTCAACGCGAAGTTGTTGTCGGACACGAACCACGTCAACGCGCGGCGATTCGCGAGTTACGACGACTTTGAGGATATCGAACTGCACTCGACGACGCTGATTGACGCGCAGGGCCGCGTGCGCTGGAAGCGCTCCGGCGGCGACCCGTTTAGCGACGTGGACTTTTTGCTTGGCGAGATCCGCCGTTGGCCGCGCTAG
- a CDS encoding sensor histidine kinase KdpD, with the protein MFPQRPNPDDLLQAVERETSARGRLKIFLGASAGVGKTYAMLTEAQDLRRNGVDVVLGYVESHRRAETQALVEGLEQVPLLELEHRGAVLSEVDVEAVIARRPALVLIDELAHTNAPGSRHAKRWQDVQDVLDAGIDVFTALNIQHLESLNDVVAQVTGVRVSETVPDSFLDRADEITVIDLPPAELRKRLQEGKVYLPERVDHALEGFFKTSNLTALRELALRKAADTIDAEVQRLKTKEGATGPWATRERIVVCIAPNRMASRVLRAAARLGSSSHAELIAVYVESDRQVGRTDEEHEAVQGAFELASQLGLEVATLSGHDIVAEVMAFAQRRNATLIIVGKPIRPRWREILFGSVVDELVRASGDIDVHVITADREPQVARRAPRRSDSAVTPTGVSIVVAAAALSTGVGLLLIQGFGLANVAMIYLLGVALGATRVSRIESMAGALLSVLCFNFFFVEPRYTFAVHDARYLLLFVVMLIVALVISSLTHQLRGQLQATAERERRTQSLYTLSRQLTAQRGKRELAAAAAKEIRGVFQGDVAVFLSEGASLSLIERSETGFESESNEVAVATWVAEHGVQAGRDTDTLPGASALYLPLATAEATIGVLAFRPERELPKLAQRQLLETFANALGLALERAVLAKASNDARVQAESERIRSALLSSISHDLRTPLTSITGAASSILAGSPNSHELAGTIVEESVRLNQQIQNLLDMTRLQGEEVKLNREWHAPGDLVASALRQIAPSLGSRRVDVDLQPMLELLWVDGLLVEKALVNLLENAARYSGATAAVRIAVTRRTKDLVFTVSDSGPGLPGDPSQVFRLGREGLGLAIVQAIVDLHGGRASARNVPGSGAEFQIALPLPDSQPEAPVG; encoded by the coding sequence GTGTTTCCTCAGCGACCCAACCCGGATGATCTGCTTCAAGCGGTCGAACGCGAAACTTCGGCGCGCGGTCGCCTAAAGATCTTCCTTGGCGCTTCGGCAGGCGTCGGCAAGACCTACGCCATGCTGACCGAAGCGCAGGATTTGCGGCGGAACGGCGTGGATGTGGTGCTCGGCTACGTCGAATCGCATCGACGAGCAGAAACTCAGGCCCTGGTCGAGGGGTTGGAGCAAGTGCCTCTGCTGGAACTTGAGCACCGCGGTGCCGTCTTATCCGAGGTCGATGTGGAGGCTGTCATTGCGCGTCGGCCAGCCCTGGTTTTGATCGACGAACTCGCTCACACCAATGCGCCCGGCTCGCGCCACGCCAAGCGTTGGCAGGATGTGCAGGATGTGTTGGATGCCGGCATCGATGTCTTCACGGCGCTTAATATTCAGCACTTAGAGAGCCTCAACGACGTGGTGGCCCAGGTCACTGGCGTTCGTGTATCCGAGACCGTGCCGGACTCATTTCTGGACCGAGCGGATGAAATCACGGTGATTGACCTTCCGCCCGCGGAACTGCGAAAGCGACTCCAGGAAGGCAAGGTCTATCTGCCCGAAAGGGTGGACCACGCGCTGGAAGGCTTCTTCAAGACGTCGAACCTCACTGCCTTGCGGGAGCTTGCGTTGCGCAAAGCCGCGGACACAATCGACGCCGAAGTGCAGCGCCTCAAAACCAAAGAGGGAGCGACCGGCCCCTGGGCAACTCGCGAGCGAATCGTCGTTTGCATCGCGCCGAATCGCATGGCCTCGCGCGTGTTGAGAGCGGCAGCCCGCCTTGGCAGTTCGTCGCATGCCGAACTCATCGCGGTGTATGTCGAGAGCGACCGCCAAGTGGGTCGCACCGACGAGGAGCACGAGGCTGTGCAGGGAGCGTTTGAACTCGCGTCGCAACTTGGTTTGGAGGTGGCTACGCTTAGCGGGCACGACATTGTGGCCGAGGTCATGGCGTTCGCGCAGCGCCGCAACGCGACGCTGATCATCGTCGGCAAGCCGATTCGGCCCCGCTGGCGAGAGATTTTGTTTGGCTCGGTCGTGGACGAGTTGGTGCGCGCGAGCGGTGACATTGATGTCCATGTGATCACGGCGGATCGCGAACCGCAAGTCGCCCGGCGCGCACCCCGTCGCAGTGATTCCGCGGTTACACCCACAGGCGTCTCGATCGTCGTTGCCGCAGCCGCGCTTTCAACCGGCGTCGGGTTGCTGCTGATCCAGGGGTTTGGTCTGGCGAATGTGGCGATGATCTACTTGTTGGGGGTTGCGTTAGGAGCGACCCGCGTCTCGCGGATCGAATCCATGGCCGGCGCCCTGCTCAGCGTTCTGTGCTTCAACTTCTTCTTTGTCGAACCTCGTTACACGTTCGCCGTCCACGACGCCCGGTACCTTCTGCTGTTCGTCGTCATGCTGATTGTGGCGCTGGTCATCAGCTCCCTCACTCACCAATTGCGAGGGCAATTGCAGGCCACCGCCGAGCGCGAAAGGCGCACGCAGAGCCTTTACACTCTGAGTCGCCAGCTCACGGCCCAGCGCGGAAAACGGGAACTTGCGGCGGCGGCGGCCAAGGAGATTCGCGGCGTGTTTCAGGGCGATGTCGCCGTGTTTTTGTCCGAGGGCGCAAGCCTCAGCCTTATCGAGCGGTCGGAGACGGGCTTCGAATCCGAGTCCAACGAAGTCGCGGTGGCGACATGGGTCGCCGAACACGGGGTTCAGGCGGGACGCGACACCGATACGTTGCCGGGTGCGTCGGCGCTCTACCTGCCGCTCGCGACGGCCGAAGCAACCATCGGGGTGCTCGCGTTTCGGCCCGAACGTGAGCTACCGAAGCTCGCGCAGCGGCAACTTCTGGAAACGTTTGCGAACGCGTTGGGCCTCGCGCTAGAGCGGGCGGTGCTGGCCAAAGCGAGTAACGACGCGCGGGTCCAGGCGGAATCCGAGCGCATTCGCAGCGCGCTGCTGAGTTCCATTTCGCACGATTTGCGAACCCCGCTCACCAGCATTACGGGTGCGGCGAGCAGCATTTTGGCGGGCAGCCCAAACTCGCACGAATTGGCGGGCACGATTGTTGAGGAGTCGGTGCGCCTCAATCAGCAGATTCAAAACTTGCTCGATATGACCCGCCTGCAGGGCGAGGAGGTAAAGCTCAACCGGGAGTGGCATGCGCCCGGCGACTTGGTGGCTTCTGCTCTTCGCCAGATTGCGCCGAGTCTGGGGTCGCGAAGGGTGGACGTTGACCTTCAGCCGATGCTCGAACTGCTTTGGGTGGATGGCTTGCTCGTCGAAAAAGCACTCGTGAATCTGTTGGAGAACGCCGCTCGTTACTCCGGAGCGACCGCCGCGGTGCGAATCGCGGTCACTCGGCGTACCAAGGATCTCGTGTTCACTGTGTCCGATTCCGGACCCGGGCTACCTGGCGACCCGAGCCAAGTCTTCCGTCTAGGCCGCGAAGGGTTGGGGTTGGCGATCGTCCAGGCGATCGTCGATCTGCACGGTGGCCGCGCCTCGGCGCGCAATGTGCCCGGCTCGGGCGCTGAGTTCCAGATTGCGTTGCCCCTGCCCGACTCGCAGCCGGAGGCGCCCGTTGGCTAA
- a CDS encoding response regulator, which translates to MCPARALSSRLRCPCPTRSRRRPLAKPTKLLVIDDEAPIRKFLRAGVDPLLFEVVEAENGATGVRLAATEHPDVVLLDLGLPDFDGLEVTRRIREWSAVPIIILSARGDEMNKVEALDAGANDYLTKPFGLPELFARIRVALRNSPGEASQAVIEFNNIRVDLEAHVVTKAGVEVRLTPTEFRLLALLARHLGKVLTHGQILREVWGPEYADELHYLRVYAQQLRGKIEDDPTLPTLLITETGVGYRLRAE; encoded by the coding sequence ATGTGCCCGGCTCGGGCGCTGAGTTCCAGATTGCGTTGCCCCTGCCCGACTCGCAGCCGGAGGCGCCCGTTGGCTAAGCCGACCAAGCTGTTGGTGATTGACGACGAGGCGCCGATTCGCAAGTTTCTGCGAGCTGGAGTCGATCCCCTTTTGTTTGAAGTCGTGGAAGCCGAGAACGGGGCAACCGGCGTGCGACTCGCCGCGACCGAACACCCCGACGTGGTGCTCCTGGACCTGGGACTGCCCGATTTTGATGGGCTCGAGGTCACGCGTCGCATTCGAGAATGGTCGGCGGTGCCGATCATCATTTTGTCCGCCCGCGGCGACGAGATGAACAAGGTGGAAGCGCTGGACGCCGGAGCGAACGACTATCTCACCAAGCCGTTTGGCTTGCCCGAACTGTTTGCCCGCATTCGGGTGGCGCTTCGAAACTCGCCGGGCGAGGCCTCGCAAGCGGTGATCGAATTCAACAACATCCGGGTTGACCTGGAAGCCCATGTCGTGACGAAAGCAGGGGTCGAAGTGCGTCTGACGCCCACTGAGTTTCGGCTTCTCGCCTTGCTTGCTCGCCACTTGGGAAAGGTCTTGACGCACGGTCAAATCCTGCGCGAAGTATGGGGGCCGGAATACGCGGATGAGCTGCACTACTTGCGGGTTTACGCTCAGCAGTTGCGGGGGAAGATTGAGGATGACCCCACGCTGCCCACGCTGCTGATCACCGAAACCGGCGTGGGTTACCGATTGCGCGCGGAATAG
- the kdpF gene encoding K(+)-transporting ATPase subunit F, with amino-acid sequence MSASAMEPRMSELAILGVVCLALTAYLVYALLQPEKF; translated from the coding sequence TTGAGCGCCTCCGCCATGGAGCCTCGCATGAGTGAGCTCGCCATTCTTGGCGTGGTCTGTTTGGCCCTCACCGCCTACTTGGTTTACGCCCTGTTGCAACCGGAGAAGTTCTGA